The Monodelphis domestica isolate mMonDom1 chromosome 5, mMonDom1.pri, whole genome shotgun sequence DNA segment AACTAATAGACAACGAAGCTCCATGCAAATGAGCAGCCATTAAAGAGCGAAGTTTCCGAGATAGGGGGTGGGGCACTGTTAACGGACGTCTGTAGCAACCAATAGAATCTCGACACCCAACGAACCCTTCCTACCTCCTCCTTTCGACTCATAAACATCTAATCAGGTGAGCAATGCGGGGGGAGGATCATGTCAGAGTACTGACCAATCATGTTACGATGTAGTTTGATTGGCAAACGAGGCGGAGCAAAGAGGAAGGCTTCTATTAACCTTCGACCCCCAAGTATGTAGATCCCAGTTCCAGCCTCCCGTGGGAAATTTGCAGATCAACCCTAAATATATCTTACCTAGGAAGATCCTCTCCCTGGATTGGACAGAAGGGGGAGAGATATTCACTTCCGGGGGTCGGGGCAAAGGTCATGACCTCCTTTGCTCGGTCCCTGCCTTTTGAACCTGTATCCTAACGTGGAGAGGCCTTATCCTGGGATTTGAAGGTTAGGAACATACAGATCTGTAAGATTTAAGCTCCGAGGGGGACGGACTCGAGAATCTGTGTGACCCTACTTAGAACAAGGGGCGGGGGTGGCAAGGCGGGAAGAATTGTGCTCCGTTCCGGTTTCCTCCCGCCAGCTTCCAGAGCTGCTCTCTGGTCCTGCATGACCTCAGTCATTTATGTCGGAAGTTCAGTCCTGGTGAGGTCTGCTAGAAGAAGATCCTAGGCCACCTCACCCATCACCCTCCATTCCCCTGAATACCAAGTATAAAGGAAGCAAGCTATAAAACTAGGAACTTTGTTTTAATGAATTACAAActaaattacaaataacattaaCAAGGATTGCTTGTGGGGATAGGAGTGAGGGAGGACACACGAGACCATAGGAagacaaaaactttttttttaagatttccctTACAAAACCCCCAAAGGTGCACATGGCAGCAAAATTCCTCCccgattaaaaaaaaacaaacaaaaaaactactaCAACCTGGAATATAAATAGTCCTTCTTTcaaacaaatattctctcattcccATTGCCCAGGCACAACCTTCCCTTAAAAAGTGTCAGGCATTCTCAAAATGACTTCTAACCCTTAACCCCTGCCCCAGTTTTGAGTTTCCTTCATTGGAGGATAGAAGGCGGAGAGGCCCAACAGTTAACTGAAAGAAACTATAGGCCGATTCCACAAAGGGATGGAAAAATCAAACACCCTCACTCAGGTGAAGTGAAGTAGTCTTAGATCAGAATGAAGAAcaattctccctctcttctctctttgttcCCATCCTTCACCCTAAGTTCAATTTCTGCCAACTAAGCAGAGGGGTGGCAGATAAGGGAATTAGGGCCATTTTAGTTCTGTGGTGGCCCTTACTTGGACTAGGTTTTCATTCTTTCAGCCTGTGAAGGGAGAAGAGCATTCTTGGGTCCAAAATCTggttttatctcatttttaaaaatttcacaacaaagcacacacacaaaacaaaaatacacaaTTATTTAAAAGGGGCCCTGTGGAATGTTTTTTGAAAGCTTCCCACCTAGCCCTCTGCTTATAGTAGGTTCTATATGAACAGTAGCAGCAGGAGGATGGGAGGGGTACGCTGAAAATCCTATGTGTCACTCCCAAACTCAGGAGACAATCATCACCAGACAGAAGTCCTAGGTAGGGGGGTGGTATGTAAGACAGTAGGGAGCCCTGAGGTCCTGTCTTGTCCATCCCCCTCAGCATAGATCAGGAGCTGAGGCTGCAGGGTCTGTCTCACTGCTCATGCCCTATAAGGGGGCAGTGAAAGGCAGAGGTTGGCTTAAGTGCACTGAATACTGAATCTCCCTTTCATTTCCTACCATTCTCAATCCCCACCTATCCCAAAAATGGGTAGAGTGGGAAAAGGTGAGAAGGTAAGCTGAGGGGGCAGCCAAAAGTGGCTCTCCCCTGACCCCTATCTAAGTTCAAGCAGCCCAGAGCCAGGCCAGGGCTGATCTACCCTAGAAGGTGAGGATAGGATTGGGGGGTAAGGGCACAGCATGGCTCAGAGTCGCAAGTGGGGTACAGGCTTAGTAACATCCATGAAGAAGGGATGAGTTAGAGCTGCCTTGGCTGAAACACGCTTGTTAGGGTCATAGTGCAGCATTTgctggaggaagaaaaggaaattattattaaGAGGTATGTTTGTGGATATGTGGAGGGCCTGAGGGACAAGCTATGAGAACAGATCCCACCTACCTCAATCTTCCACCCAAATGGAATATTTCATAATTCACCATTCCCTATCACTCAACTTCAATTCTTATCCCCCACCTAAACTTTCCTGGGAAACCAACAGGGAAAGAGGAGGCCAACAGAAGCTTCTTCCTTAGGGAATCATAAGATCTTTGCATCCAAGAGACCTGAATTATTCCCAACTCTCCAGGTCAAAGACAGTCTCCCAGAGCAGGGACTCTATTCTAGGACCATGAGGTATAGAGAAAGGGGTtgatttcttcccctcttcctagcTTACCGATAGCAAGCTCCGTCCATCTTCATCTAGTGGAGGCACCACTTTACTGAAATCTTGTCGTGCCCATTTAGGGAAGCTGGGCTTATAATCAGGCATAGAGGTCACTCCTGGCCAAGCTACCTCATCTGGTGTCCCCAGTGTCCGAAAAATCCGGAACAGCTGGTCAATTTCAGAATCTCCAGGGAATAGGGCCCTACGGGTAATCTGGAAAGTAGAAGAGGGGGACAGGATTGATGTAGGTGAACCTTCCCTGCATACAGAGGAGAGGTTCCCACAGGCAGTGAAAGGTCAATGGGACCCCATGACTCCCCCCAGGGCCCTTCACGGGGTCAGTCACACTGAGCCTGAGACAATAAAGCCCCTTTATTATCTCCatgcctcctccttccctcccccaaccatGGCTTTTCAGATCCCCTtaggctggggtgggggggttgggATGGGGGTGAGTGGGGGCCACTGATGTGCAGCAAGGGGATCCCAAGCCACTCACGGGGTGTGGGGTGGGCATTGAAGTCATCCCCCCTCCTTGTGATGCAGCCACTTCTAGATAGGAGTacagagggcagggactgtgtctTCCACTTCTTCTGTTATCCCccacagcacctagcacagtgctgggcacacagtaggtgcttaataaatccttgttgattgattgaaacaGGAATATGGGCAAGTGTAAGGTAATGCATTAAGGGACAAATAACCCATATTATATTGTTAAGATGATGGGTTCTGAGCCcttagctcagtttcctcatctataaaatgagggggatggtggactagatgaccttcaaAGTCCCTTTTATGATCCTACAATCCAGGAAAAGGACCTGGGAATAAGttcccaataaatatttgttgccaaTTGGAAAACACTGGGCCAATATGTTGCCTTGGCCAAAAAAGACCTACAAAAGGGCTAGGAGTTGTCAGGGAAGGTATtgataacaaaagagaaaacattatCCTACCCTTGTCCAAAATCATGCATGGTGCATCTGTACCTGGAATACTGGGTGCAGTTCAGGTCAATGCACCTCAAGAGAGATATCATTGAAACTGGAGAAGAGCCAGAAGGATAACTAAAAGAATCAAGGGGATGGAGGGGAAGGGCTCCCATATGACTAAAATTATTAAGATTCTTCTGTTCAAAAAGTCAAAAGTTGAGAGCACATGCTCcaagtctataaaataaaaaatgacataAATAAAGCTCCCTGCATTCTATGCTATTAAAACCAGGAGAGGTACCCTAGGAAGTTGAGGGAGGAAACTACTTTCCCTGGCAGGTAGAAAAACTTTTGGAGTGCCTCAAAtagctaaaaaaaattatttatttataaatgaatGGTGACAGAGCTACAGTGGGCTATTAAAAGACATGAGGACTTTAAGGGGCAGGAAGGAAACTATCCTACCATTTGAAGTCACTATCAGGGAAAAGAAGCAAATCCACCAACCCCCATCCCACTTCCACAATACTTCCCTTGCTGAAAGAAACTAACGGAGGGCTGACGGAGCATAGCTCTGAACCAGTGTGGCATTTCTTAGATGTTCTAGAGTTATGAGGTAGAaggggatatgtgtgtgtgtgtggcagagGGAGTGAGAAGGGTAGGGATTGGTGAGGATAGGGTCAGGGTCTGCAACATACCATCTCAGCAAAGATACAACCCAGGCTCCATATATCTACAGCAGTTGAGTAGTATTTACAGCCTAAGAGGATTTCTGGTGCTCGATACCACAGGGTTACCACCTGAATGGAAAAGTTGAGGATGTTTACATAGTAGGAATCCAAGCATCTTGACCTCATTCTCTAAAAACTCCCATCCTTCTTGGGGTGGCTTTCCTCTTACTGTTCTTCCCACTgattctccaccccccccccaatcttttcTGACCCCAGATCAGTCAAACTTGTGGTCCTTACATTGACATACAATTTGTTTTATATGTCCCCTCTGTGCTTCTATCCAACTATCCCAGCTTTGTGTCTAGTTAATCTGATTCCATAGTGAATGAGATTGAAGTCTGAGATCTTCCTGGAGTATCAGGGGTTCTTTccctctaattattattattgtcaattATAATATGCTCTAGCATAATACACAGATgacatttatataccattttaTAGTTTGTCACCATTTTCCATTggattttccattttatagaggaagaaatttccAAACTCCCAAACTTAGCCTCTTCCAAACTATTTCTATCATGTTTCTTCCAATAACCCATGCTCATAACCTCAACATAATCCCTAATTTCTCACTCTCCCTCATcccaaatatttaattaattgccAAGTCTTATCACTTCTAAATCTACACTCTCTCTCCCATCTTTCCACTTACATAGCCACCACACTGTAGTTTGGGCCCTCATTACCTTTTGCCAAGATTATTGTAATAGGCTCCTACTTGGTCTCCTACCTCAAGTTCTTCCCCATTTAAATCCATCCTCCATAcagatgccaaagtgattttcccaaagcacaAATCTAATTTCACTTTAGAGGCAGTTggtggctcagaagatagagtgctagacctgcagtcaggagttcaaatctgtcctcaaacactagctatatgacccctacataagtcacttaaccctggtttgcctcagttttctcaactgtaaaattggcaTAATAGTACCTATCCCTGAAAGTTGTGGGAGCTTTCTtccctcaaatgagataatctaagACACCTTCCCCCACTTAAACTCTAGTAGCTCCTCTCTACCTCTGGGATCACATATCATCTCCTATTttacttttaaagccctttatgacCTAGCCACAACTTAGTTTTCTGatcttattataattatttcttgtattggccttcttgctgtttttAATAGATGACACGTGATCTTTGCAATACCTCTACCCTATGCTGGGAATGTCCTcctactcccctccagctcttaaACTCCTTTGTTGTCTTCAAAATTCTGCTTAAGTGACAACTGCAAGAAGCTTTTCTTGATCCTCCCACTCACACCAGTGCCCTTCTCCCTCAAAAagttacctcttatttattttctagatATTCCTTTATGTACACATTGTCTCCCTAGATAGAgtgcaaactccttgaggtcaaggagtATTTTCTGTTTGTCTGCATAGTAGAttctaaataaacatttattgattgagCAACTGAGAACCATAGACAGCAGTGACTCCAGGGAAGATCATTAGAGGGGACCAGGGGCTGAGAGACTCACCTCGTGAGTGTAGGTGCGAACAGGTACTCCAAAGGCCCTGGCTAGTCCAAAGTCAGCCAGCTTGATGGAGCCTTCAGCATTGATGAGGAGGTTCTGGGGCTTGAGATCTCGATGGAGGACTCTGTGAGAGTGGCAGAAGGCTAGACCCTGGAGGAGCTGAAACAGGTAGCTCTGGCAAGAGAGGTAAATGGAAGAAGATGGGATAGCATGATAGGACTTTGaggctctccttcctcattcacATATAGTCAGTGAAAGGGGTTTGGACTGATGCACTGAAAATAGCTTCCTAGGAAGAACCCTCAGTCCAGTCCTTCACATGCAGGTGGCCACTGGCCCTCCCAAGAAGGTAATTCCTGGcagaagatggggggggggggatttaagTAAACTGGACTTTGGGTTAAATGAGTCGGCCTACTTCCTCTAGCCCAAACTCTTGCCATCTACTTGAGTTAATAAGGAGTTGCTGACTCAGAGGAGTTTCAACTTTTTTGATTCCCCAGCCTAGCCTAGcctagcccagcccagcccaaccCTGCCCTGATTAATGAGCTACAACATAAGGCACaaaggagatggggagagaggagaaggaacctcaATTACTTTTGTTTTAGAGTCCCCTCTCCGCTCAGAACCCAAGGGAAGGAGGGATAGATATGGCAGATGGTGTTATCAAAAAGAGGACAGGCAAAGGCCAAATGGTGGTAGAGAGGCAAGTTACCTTAATGAGGGGCAAAGGGATGCCTGTTAGTGCAGATGCATCCATGAACTTCTTCAGGTCCTGATGCAGAAATTCAAAAACCAGGTAGAGTTTGTTTTCTGTGTGGATCACATCCAGAAGCCTAGAGGAGAGGTCAGGGTgaccagagggagggagggaggaaaaagggtcATTCCAGGAGGGCCTGAAAACAGGAGAAGAGATGGGGGAATGGGAGGCCCACTCTCTGGGGAAGAACAGATCAACATGACACAACCTTCTCAGAGCCATACTTACTTGACAATGTTGGGGTGATTAAGTTCCTTGAGTAGAGAGATCTCGCGAATGGCAGTACTGGGGACGCCCTCTGTCTCACTTGGAGAGGAT contains these protein-coding regions:
- the CDK2 gene encoding cyclin-dependent kinase 2 isoform X4; amino-acid sequence: MDNFQKVEKIGEGTYGVVYKAKNKVTGEVVALKKIRLDTETEGVPSTAIREISLLKELNHPNIVKPSWNDPFSSLPPSGHPDLSSRLLDVIHTENKLYLVFEFLHQDLKKFMDASALTGIPLPLIKSYLFQLLQGLAFCHSHRVLHRDLKPQNLLINAEGSIKLADFGLARAFGVPVRTYTHEVVTLWYRAPEILLGCKYYSTAVDIWSLGCIFAEMDLLSTYCVPSTVLGAVGDNRRSGRHSPCPLYSYLEVAASQGGGMTSMPTPHPITRRALFPGDSEIDQLFRIFRTLGTPDEVAWPGVTSMPDYKPSFPKWARQDFSKVVPPLDEDGRSLLSDC
- the CDK2 gene encoding cyclin-dependent kinase 2 isoform X1 is translated as MDNFQKVEKIGEGTYGVVYKAKNKVTGEVVALKKIRLDTETEGVPSTAIREISLLKELNHPNIVKPSWNDPFSSLPPSGHPDLSSRLLDVIHTENKLYLVFEFLHQDLKKFMDASALTGIPLPLIKSYLFQLLQGLAFCHSHRVLHRDLKPQNLLINAEGSIKLADFGLARAFGVPVRTYTHEVVTLWYRAPEILLGCKYYSTAVDIWSLGCIFAEMDLLSTYCVPSTVLGAVGDNRRSGRHSPCPLYSYLEVAASQGGGMTSMPTPHPITRRALFPGDSEIDQLFRIFRTLGTPDEVAWPGVTSMPDYKPSFPKWARQDFSKVVPPLDEDGRSLLSQMLHYDPNKRVSAKAALTHPFFMDVTKPVPHLRL
- the CDK2 gene encoding cyclin-dependent kinase 2 isoform X5, giving the protein MDNFQKVEKIGEGTYGVVYKAKNKVTGEVVALKKIRLDTETEGVPSTAIREISLLKELNHPNIVKPSWNDPFSSLPPSGHPDLSSRLLDVIHTENKLYLVFEFLHQDLKKFMDASALTGIPLPLIKSYLFQLLQGLAFCHSHRVLHRDLKPQNLLINAEGSIKLADFGLARAFGVPVRTYTHEVVTLWYRAPEILLGCKYYSTAVDIWSLGCIFAEMITRRALFPGDSEIDQLFRIFRTLGTPDEVAWPGVTSMPDYKPSFPKWARQDFSKVVPPLDEDGRSLLSQMLHYDPNKRVSAKAALTHPFFMDVTKPVPHLRL
- the CDK2 gene encoding cyclin-dependent kinase 2 isoform X2 gives rise to the protein MDNFQKVEKIGEGTYGVVYKAKNKVTGEVVALKKIRLDTETEGVPSTAIREISLLKELNHPNIVKPSWNDPFSSLPPSGHPDLSSRLLDVIHTENKLYLVFEFLHQDLKKFMDASALTGIPLPLIKSYLFQLLQGLAFCHSHRVLHRDLKPQNLLINAEGSIKLADFGLARAFGVPVRTYTHEVVTLWYRAPEILLGCKYYSTAVDIWSLGCIFAEMDLLSTYCVPSTVLGAVGDNRRSGRHSPCPLYSYLEVAASQGGGMTSMPTPHPITRRALFPGDSEIDQLFRIFRTLGTPDEVAWPGVTSMPDYKPSFPKWARQDFSKVVPPLDEDGRSLLSMRKLSLKEVENGAALWEDRCHNSFD
- the CDK2 gene encoding cyclin-dependent kinase 2 isoform X6, with protein sequence MDNFQKVEKIGEGTYGVVYKAKNKVTGEVVALKKIRLDTETEGVPSTAIREISLLKELNHPNIVKLLDVIHTENKLYLVFEFLHQDLKKFMDASALTGIPLPLIKSYLFQLLQGLAFCHSHRVLHRDLKPQNLLINAEGSIKLADFGLARAFGVPVRTYTHEVVTLWYRAPEILLGCKYYSTAVDIWSLGCIFAEMITRRALFPGDSEIDQLFRIFRTLGTPDEVAWPGVTSMPDYKPSFPKWARQDFSKVVPPLDEDGRSLLSQMLHYDPNKRVSAKAALTHPFFMDVTKPVPHLRL
- the CDK2 gene encoding cyclin-dependent kinase 2 isoform X3, translating into MDNFQKVEKIGEGTYGVVYKAKNKVTGEVVALKKIRLDTETEGVPSTAIREISLLKELNHPNIVKLLDVIHTENKLYLVFEFLHQDLKKFMDASALTGIPLPLIKSYLFQLLQGLAFCHSHRVLHRDLKPQNLLINAEGSIKLADFGLARAFGVPVRTYTHEVVTLWYRAPEILLGCKYYSTAVDIWSLGCIFAEMDLLSTYCVPSTVLGAVGDNRRSGRHSPCPLYSYLEVAASQGGGMTSMPTPHPITRRALFPGDSEIDQLFRIFRTLGTPDEVAWPGVTSMPDYKPSFPKWARQDFSKVVPPLDEDGRSLLSQMLHYDPNKRVSAKAALTHPFFMDVTKPVPHLRL